A section of the Methanoculleus horonobensis genome encodes:
- a CDS encoding UPF0280 family protein, which yields MIREHFEFRQTITTILADDPLHIEAAKSGMLTARREVERQIAGDPYFSATLEPYTPKNPANVPASMARAAAEAGVGPMAAVAGAIARAGVEAMVEAGAAFGLVDNGGDIALVNDREVTIGIYAGGSPLSGRFAFRVPPGEEILGICTSSATVGPSISFGTADAVTVFAPDVAAADAWATAICNRITADDTSVLDDLPGRGIRGVLAVIGDAVVRWGDLPPIVRARVDERLITAGSDWQYYGRS from the coding sequence ATGATCCGGGAGCACTTCGAGTTCCGGCAGACGATCACGACGATCCTCGCGGACGATCCCCTGCATATCGAGGCGGCGAAATCCGGGATGCTCACCGCCCGGCGGGAGGTCGAGCGGCAGATCGCCGGCGACCCCTATTTTTCGGCAACGCTCGAGCCGTATACTCCAAAAAACCCTGCTAACGTCCCGGCCAGCATGGCCCGGGCCGCTGCGGAGGCCGGGGTCGGGCCGATGGCGGCGGTGGCGGGCGCCATAGCCCGGGCGGGGGTGGAGGCGATGGTCGAGGCCGGCGCGGCGTTCGGCCTGGTCGACAACGGGGGCGACATCGCTCTCGTGAACGACCGCGAGGTGACGATCGGCATCTATGCGGGCGGATCACCGTTGAGCGGACGATTTGCGTTCCGGGTTCCTCCGGGCGAGGAGATCCTCGGCATCTGCACCTCGTCGGCGACGGTGGGCCCGTCGATCAGTTTCGGCACCGCCGACGCCGTGACGGTCTTTGCCCCCGACGTCGCCGCCGCGGACGCATGGGCGACGGCGATCTGCAACAGGATCACGGCCGACGACACCTCCGTCCTCGACGACCTTCCGGGAAGAGGTATCCGGGGCGTGCTCGCCGTCATCGGCGATGCAGTCGTCCGATGGGGAGACCTCCCGCCGATCGTCCGGGCAAGGGTGGACGAACGACTGATCACCGCCGGCAGCGACTGGCAGTATTATGGCAGGAGCTGA
- a CDS encoding DUF3784 domain-containing protein codes for MDRKHSRGSGRAFFGIVVRAFNASGLIAGYNTAPAEERARYDEKVLARFTGNLLIAASALLLAGGVLPIVPGMSAIMAGISWLVFLAIVIGGVVSMKTGDRFKRQA; via the coding sequence GTGGATCGCAAACATTCTCGGGGGAGCGGTCGTGCTTTTTTTGGGATCGTCGTCCGGGCCTTCAACGCGAGCGGCCTCATTGCAGGCTACAATACCGCCCCTGCAGAGGAACGGGCGAGATACGACGAGAAGGTGCTGGCGAGGTTCACAGGCAACCTCCTGATCGCCGCATCCGCCCTCCTTCTTGCCGGAGGGGTGCTGCCAATCGTTCCCGGTATGTCGGCCATTATGGCCGGCATATCGTGGCTGGTATTTCTCGCGATCGTCATCGGGGGCGTCGTCTCCATGAAGACCGGAGACCGGTTCAAACGTCAGGCATAG
- a CDS encoding Nif3-like dinuclear metal center hexameric protein, whose translation MDIERFIAALEQVAPPELAEEYDTGRIGLVVEGREEIGTVCCALDATQKVVDAAARAGADVLIVHHTPLWSPVTAVRGPTSRLLRTLLAAEMNLYVMHTNFDHAEGGVNDVLAARLGFTGMERMTAGLVGNCSLDAEEIARRLPGGGIRVYGEVGTIRRLAVVGGSGFDPDLIREAVGLGAEAFLSAELKHSVVRASPIPCLEATHYALEAPAMEALASRMGWHYIPDPPHVVVVS comes from the coding sequence ATGGATATCGAGAGGTTCATCGCCGCACTGGAGCAGGTTGCCCCGCCCGAACTGGCCGAGGAGTACGATACAGGGAGGATCGGCCTCGTCGTCGAGGGAAGAGAAGAGATCGGAACCGTCTGCTGTGCGCTCGATGCCACGCAGAAGGTGGTGGATGCCGCCGCCCGTGCCGGCGCGGACGTGCTGATCGTCCATCATACTCCCCTCTGGAGCCCGGTCACGGCGGTCCGGGGACCGACCTCGCGCCTGCTCCGGACGCTCCTTGCCGCCGAGATGAATCTCTACGTCATGCACACGAACTTCGACCATGCCGAGGGCGGCGTCAACGACGTCCTCGCGGCCCGGCTCGGTTTCACCGGAATGGAGCGGATGACCGCCGGCCTCGTCGGCAACTGCTCCCTCGACGCGGAAGAGATCGCCCGCCGACTTCCGGGCGGAGGGATCCGGGTCTACGGCGAGGTGGGAACGATCCGGCGCCTCGCCGTCGTGGGTGGGAGCGGGTTCGACCCCGACCTGATCCGGGAGGCCGTCGGTCTCGGGGCGGAGGCGTTCCTCTCGGCGGAATTGAAGCACAGCGTTGTCCGTGCGTCGCCCATCCCCTGCCTGGAGGCCACTCACTACGCGCTCGAGGCTCCGGCCATGGAGGCTCTCGCGTCCCGCATGGGGTGGCATTATATCCCTGATCCGCCACACGTAGTGGTAGTTTCATGA
- the alaS gene encoding alanine--tRNA ligase: MLEEEYTLDYFKSEGFERKVCKSCGSAFWTRDPEQEFCGDAPCVTYNFIGNPVFKPHNVSEMREAFLSFFERHGHTRLERYPVAARWRDDIYLTIASIADFQPFVTSGVVPPPANPLTISQPCIRLNDLDSVGRSGRHLTLFEMMAHHAFNTPEEQIYWKDETVALCDEFIKSIGGDPARVSYKEHPWYGGGNAGASVEVLIGGLEVATLVFMNLGRQKTDQPPVDVNGVPYYPMRLNIVDTGYGLERFVWASKGSPTIYDAVFPEMVSRLMRSAHLEDLLDNPEFTKIMGLSARFAGVMDISGTNLYNLRRKVADAISVPVERLERIVVPIEKVYSIADHTRCLAYMLGDCIVPSNVREGYLARLVLRRTLRMMNDLSMDEDLADLIEAQMQVVGVENFEQEADAVREIVESEEARYASTLERGARIVQKLARNYKSKSSRVPLEEVITLYDSHGIPPEMVKEVAAAEGAVVEIPDNFYSLIAETHSEAQKEAKGEDPLDAYRERAVSLPPTKKLYYELPNEVEFEAMVLDYFDGIAVLDQTLFYPEGGGQPSDTGTLVTSENMVRVEEVTKLGEVILHRVTGGCLKRGERVKGMVDEERRWSLMRHHTATHVLLRAAKEVLGVHVHQAGAQKGSEVSRLDIRHYKHITPDELKRIEIEANRLVMADTPVYIHVEERTKAEQKYGFGLYQGGVPPGREIRTVQVGADVQACAGTHVRTTGEIGSIRVLGVEHIQDGVERLVFAAGIAAVHAVQHLADLLQEAADVVSVQPENLPATVTRFFSEWKEQKKDIERLQKKVVDLEMQNLDGEMVDGVRVVVRTLDATHKELVALATTVAEEGGVALFASGDGTAKVVATSGAPAVNAVDIVREVCGILGGKGGGKPNLAQGAGPEASRLEEALEHGRNRIIEALHGE; the protein is encoded by the coding sequence ATGCTCGAGGAAGAATATACGCTCGATTATTTCAAGTCTGAGGGGTTTGAGCGGAAGGTCTGCAAGAGTTGCGGGTCAGCCTTCTGGACCCGGGACCCCGAACAGGAGTTCTGCGGCGACGCCCCGTGCGTGACGTATAACTTCATCGGCAACCCGGTCTTCAAACCCCATAATGTTAGTGAGATGCGGGAGGCGTTCCTCTCGTTCTTCGAGCGGCACGGTCATACACGCCTCGAACGATATCCTGTAGCCGCCCGGTGGAGAGACGACATCTACCTCACCATCGCATCCATCGCCGATTTTCAGCCGTTCGTCACGAGCGGGGTCGTTCCTCCGCCGGCGAACCCGCTGACCATCTCCCAGCCCTGCATCCGGTTAAACGACCTCGACTCGGTAGGGAGATCCGGGCGCCACCTGACGCTCTTTGAGATGATGGCGCACCACGCCTTCAACACCCCGGAAGAGCAGATCTACTGGAAAGACGAGACGGTCGCTCTCTGTGACGAGTTCATCAAGTCCATCGGCGGCGATCCCGCCCGGGTCAGCTACAAGGAGCATCCCTGGTACGGCGGGGGCAACGCCGGGGCATCCGTTGAGGTGCTCATCGGCGGCCTTGAGGTCGCGACGCTGGTCTTCATGAACCTCGGGCGGCAGAAGACCGACCAGCCGCCCGTCGACGTGAACGGGGTGCCGTACTACCCGATGCGGCTGAATATCGTGGACACCGGCTACGGCCTTGAGCGGTTCGTCTGGGCCTCGAAGGGTTCGCCGACGATCTACGATGCGGTCTTCCCGGAGATGGTGAGCCGCCTGATGCGGTCGGCCCATCTCGAGGATCTCCTCGACAACCCGGAGTTCACGAAGATCATGGGGCTCAGCGCCCGGTTCGCCGGTGTGATGGACATCTCCGGGACGAACCTCTACAACCTCCGGAGGAAGGTCGCCGATGCGATCAGCGTGCCGGTCGAACGGCTTGAGCGGATCGTCGTGCCGATCGAGAAGGTCTACTCGATCGCCGACCACACCCGCTGCCTCGCCTACATGCTCGGGGACTGCATCGTCCCCTCGAATGTTCGCGAGGGCTACCTTGCACGACTCGTGCTCCGCCGGACGCTCCGGATGATGAACGACCTCTCGATGGACGAGGATCTCGCCGACCTGATCGAAGCACAGATGCAGGTTGTCGGGGTCGAGAACTTCGAGCAGGAAGCGGACGCGGTACGGGAGATCGTGGAGAGCGAGGAGGCGCGGTATGCAAGCACGCTCGAGCGCGGAGCCCGGATCGTCCAGAAGCTTGCCCGGAACTACAAGTCAAAGAGTTCCCGGGTTCCCCTCGAGGAGGTCATCACCCTCTACGACTCGCACGGCATCCCGCCCGAGATGGTCAAGGAGGTCGCTGCCGCCGAGGGCGCCGTCGTGGAGATCCCCGACAACTTCTACTCGCTGATCGCCGAGACGCACTCGGAGGCGCAGAAGGAGGCAAAAGGGGAAGACCCGCTCGACGCCTACCGCGAGCGTGCGGTCTCCCTCCCCCCGACGAAGAAACTCTACTACGAACTGCCGAACGAGGTCGAGTTCGAGGCGATGGTGCTGGATTACTTCGACGGGATAGCGGTGCTCGACCAGACGCTCTTCTACCCGGAGGGCGGCGGTCAGCCGTCCGATACCGGCACCCTGGTGACGTCCGAGAACATGGTGCGGGTGGAGGAGGTCACGAAACTCGGCGAGGTGATCCTCCACCGGGTCACCGGCGGTTGCCTGAAGCGCGGCGAACGGGTGAAGGGCATGGTGGACGAGGAACGCCGCTGGTCGCTGATGCGCCACCACACGGCGACCCATGTCCTCCTGCGCGCCGCAAAGGAGGTGCTCGGCGTCCACGTGCATCAGGCGGGCGCCCAGAAGGGAAGCGAGGTTTCCCGCCTGGATATCCGGCACTACAAGCATATCACGCCCGACGAACTCAAGAGGATCGAGATTGAGGCGAACCGGCTGGTCATGGCCGATACGCCGGTCTACATCCACGTCGAGGAGCGGACGAAGGCCGAGCAGAAGTACGGGTTCGGCCTCTACCAGGGCGGCGTCCCGCCGGGCCGGGAGATCCGGACGGTGCAGGTCGGCGCCGACGTGCAGGCGTGTGCTGGAACGCACGTCCGGACGACCGGCGAGATCGGGTCGATCCGGGTTCTCGGCGTCGAGCATATCCAGGACGGCGTCGAGCGGCTGGTCTTTGCGGCCGGTATCGCCGCCGTGCATGCCGTGCAGCACCTGGCCGACCTCCTCCAGGAGGCCGCCGACGTGGTGAGCGTCCAGCCCGAGAACCTGCCGGCGACGGTAACGCGCTTCTTCTCGGAATGGAAGGAACAGAAGAAAGATATCGAGCGTCTCCAGAAGAAAGTGGTGGACCTCGAGATGCAGAATCTCGACGGCGAGATGGTGGACGGTGTCCGGGTCGTCGTCAGAACGCTCGATGCGACCCACAAGGAACTCGTCGCACTCGCCACGACCGTCGCCGAAGAGGGCGGCGTGGCGCTCTTTGCGTCGGGCGACGGTACCGCGAAGGTGGTGGCGACGTCGGGCGCCCCGGCGGTGAACGCCGTTGATATCGTGCGGGAGGTCTGCGGCATCCTCGGCGGGAAGGGCGGCGGCAAGCCGAACCTTGCGCAGGGCGCAGGCCCGGAAGCCTCCCGGCTCGAGGAGGCGCTCGAGCACGGGCGCAACAGAATCATCGAAGCACTCCATGGCGAATGA
- a CDS encoding DUF2179 domain-containing protein — protein sequence MLGVVPDIDPEIFSLVVVPVFIFLARICDVTIGTMRIIFVSRGMKVVAPILGFAEVFIWIIAVGQIFQNLTNPLNYFAYAAGFATGNYIGMLVEERLAMGLALIRIITQRDATNLIDYLRAAGYGVTVLDAHGKQGPGKVIFSVVKRKNMRDVEDAIHEFNPKAFYSIEDVRRAAEGTFPATLPGPTPFSFGRVIRRGK from the coding sequence ATGCTCGGCGTCGTCCCGGATATCGACCCGGAGATCTTCTCCCTGGTCGTCGTCCCGGTCTTCATCTTCCTCGCACGCATCTGCGACGTCACCATCGGGACGATGCGGATCATCTTCGTCTCCCGTGGGATGAAGGTGGTCGCCCCTATCCTCGGATTCGCCGAGGTCTTCATCTGGATCATCGCCGTCGGCCAGATCTTTCAGAACCTCACGAACCCCCTCAACTACTTTGCCTACGCGGCCGGGTTCGCCACGGGAAACTACATCGGAATGCTCGTCGAGGAGCGGCTGGCGATGGGGCTTGCCCTCATCCGGATCATCACCCAGCGCGACGCGACGAACCTCATCGACTACCTCCGCGCCGCGGGTTACGGGGTGACCGTCCTCGACGCACACGGGAAGCAGGGGCCGGGCAAGGTGATCTTCTCGGTGGTCAAGCGCAAGAACATGCGCGACGTGGAGGACGCCATCCACGAGTTCAACCCCAAGGCGTTCTACTCGATCGAGGACGTCCGGCGAGCGGCGGAGGGGACGTTCCCGGCAACCCTGCCGGGCCCGACCCCGTTCTCCTTCGGAAGGGTCATCCGGAGGGGGAAGTGA
- a CDS encoding homocysteine biosynthesis protein, which produces MEKSLDLINARIRDGTARVVTAEEMPGIVDELGEEGALAEVDVVTTGTFGAMCSTGAFFNFGHADPPIRMERVWLNDVEAYAGIAAVDAYLGATQEADTKDRFYGGAHVLEELVAGGTVELRATSRGTDCYPRRSITTELLLEDMNQAIMVNPRNSYQSYNAASNTTDRTLNTYMGTLLPRCGNVSYSGAGTLSPLANDPGFRVIGSGVPIFLAGGEGMIVGEGTQHSAGGGFGTLMVSGDMKQMRQEFLRAAVMNGYGVTMYVGVGVPIPVLDTGIVRGTAVRDEDLMTNIIDYGTPRRDRPSLAKVSYADLRSGSVELGGETVRTSSLSSYRRARAVATELKDWIERGKMELALPTRRIDTTKRARPMRETAVTPRVRDIMNRQVISITEDEEIRVAAKRLLKDETNHLPVLDGNGTLVGIITTYDVSKAVVTDGKLRQVKDIMTRKVIKTTPDEPVDVAAQKLEQNNISALPVVDATNRVVGILSAIDLGKLFGGRRRR; this is translated from the coding sequence ATGGAAAAGTCCCTCGACCTCATCAATGCCCGGATACGCGACGGTACTGCACGAGTGGTTACCGCCGAGGAGATGCCGGGCATCGTCGACGAACTGGGAGAGGAAGGGGCACTGGCGGAGGTCGACGTCGTCACGACCGGGACGTTCGGGGCAATGTGCTCTACCGGTGCCTTCTTCAACTTCGGGCACGCCGACCCCCCCATCCGGATGGAACGCGTCTGGCTCAACGACGTGGAAGCATACGCAGGAATCGCGGCGGTCGACGCCTACCTGGGCGCAACCCAGGAGGCCGACACCAAAGACCGGTTCTACGGCGGCGCCCACGTCCTCGAGGAACTCGTCGCCGGAGGCACCGTCGAACTGCGGGCGACCTCCCGCGGAACCGACTGCTACCCGCGCCGGAGCATCACGACGGAACTGCTGCTCGAGGACATGAACCAGGCGATCATGGTCAACCCGAGGAACTCCTACCAGAGTTACAACGCAGCCTCGAACACCACCGACCGGACGCTCAACACCTACATGGGGACGCTCCTCCCGCGGTGCGGCAACGTCTCCTACTCCGGCGCAGGAACCCTCTCGCCGCTCGCGAACGACCCCGGCTTCCGGGTCATCGGGAGCGGTGTCCCGATCTTCCTTGCCGGGGGAGAGGGCATGATCGTCGGAGAAGGCACCCAGCACTCCGCCGGAGGCGGGTTCGGGACGCTGATGGTGTCCGGGGACATGAAGCAGATGCGCCAGGAGTTCCTGCGCGCCGCGGTGATGAACGGCTACGGCGTGACGATGTACGTCGGTGTCGGCGTCCCGATACCGGTGCTCGATACCGGGATTGTCCGGGGCACCGCGGTCCGGGACGAGGATCTCATGACCAATATCATCGATTACGGCACGCCCCGGCGCGACCGGCCGTCGCTTGCGAAGGTCAGTTACGCCGACCTCAGGAGCGGCTCGGTCGAGCTTGGCGGTGAGACGGTCAGGACGTCGTCGCTCTCCAGTTACCGGCGAGCACGGGCGGTAGCGACGGAACTCAAGGACTGGATCGAGCGGGGGAAGATGGAACTTGCGCTCCCCACCCGCCGGATCGACACGACGAAGCGTGCGAGGCCGATGCGGGAGACGGCCGTCACCCCCCGCGTCCGCGACATCATGAACCGGCAGGTGATCAGCATCACGGAGGACGAGGAGATCCGGGTGGCAGCAAAGCGACTCCTCAAAGACGAGACGAACCACCTCCCGGTTCTCGACGGGAACGGCACGCTGGTCGGGATCATCACCACCTACGACGTCTCGAAGGCGGTGGTGACGGACGGGAAACTGCGGCAGGTGAAGGACATCATGACCCGGAAGGTGATCAAGACGACGCCCGACGAGCCGGTGGACGTCGCCGCCCAGAAACTGGAGCAGAACAATATCAGCGCCCTTCCCGTAGTGGACGCGACGAACCGGGTGGTCGGCATCCTCTCTGCGATCGATCTCGGGAAACTCTTCGGCGGGAGGCGGCGGCGATGA
- a CDS encoding 4Fe-4S binding protein, protein MKLLLIFSRKGKTDPGREPVIAQVVKETGVLINVEKANIDSMAGEVLIDVPDRDADLIRRRLEEMGVTVRVMENAVVLDEEECIDCGACIGVCPQEVFSFDAEWRLSVSAERCVLCGKCIRACPHGALSQQG, encoded by the coding sequence ATGAAACTCCTGCTGATCTTCTCCCGGAAAGGGAAAACGGATCCGGGAAGAGAACCGGTGATCGCGCAGGTGGTGAAGGAGACCGGCGTCCTCATCAACGTCGAGAAGGCCAACATCGACTCGATGGCCGGCGAAGTGCTGATCGACGTTCCGGACAGAGACGCCGACCTGATCCGGCGGCGCCTCGAGGAGATGGGGGTCACCGTCCGCGTGATGGAGAATGCCGTCGTCCTCGACGAGGAGGAGTGCATCGACTGCGGGGCGTGCATCGGCGTCTGCCCCCAGGAGGTCTTCTCCTTCGACGCCGAGTGGCGCCTTTCCGTGAGCGCCGAACGTTGCGTTCTCTGCGGCAAGTGCATCCGGGCGTGCCCGCACGGCGCCCTCTCGCAACAGGGATGA
- a CDS encoding SWIM zinc finger family protein: protein MRGIWGKIERDRALTPEFRTCIERVYGERGRKALEAVDAGQVKRYLDFFVVVGRSSEYIVEGDFCTCSDFLFRGRECWHILAVRIAERTGLYESYDLWYQDTWKT, encoded by the coding sequence ATGAGGGGTATCTGGGGAAAGATCGAGCGCGACCGGGCGCTGACGCCGGAGTTTCGCACCTGCATCGAGCGTGTATACGGCGAGCGAGGGAGAAAGGCACTCGAAGCCGTCGATGCCGGGCAGGTGAAGCGTTATCTCGACTTCTTCGTCGTGGTGGGCAGGAGCAGCGAGTACATCGTCGAAGGCGACTTCTGCACCTGCAGCGATTTCCTCTTCCGGGGGCGCGAATGCTGGCACATCCTTGCGGTGCGCATCGCCGAGAGGACGGGATTATATGAATCCTATGACCTCTGGTATCAGGATACCTGGAAAACTTAA
- a CDS encoding PQQ-dependent sugar dehydrogenase, producing the protein MSRRTILILAAVATIALLGIAVAVVMPPGGGTAGTLPLDTIALPAGFAIDVYAGNVTGARSMTMTPNGTLFVGSRGAGNVYAIPDRDGDGRGDEVITIASGLDSPNGVAFQNGSLYVAEISRILRYDGIEANLDNPPEAAVVSDAFPDEASHGWKFIAFGPDGNLYIPVGAPCNVCDPEDERFSTIFRMNPDGTDLEIYARGIRNTVGFDWHPETDELWFTDNGRDWLGDDIPPDELNRAPESGMHFGFPYCHGTAIPDPEFGEERSCSEFTPPEQELGPHVAALGMRFYDGGQFPEEYQNRIFIAEHGSWNRAEPIGYRVTMVKLENNTPVAYDVFAEGWLQGGDAWGRPVDVEIANDGSILVSDDRANAIYRITYGEVTSPSG; encoded by the coding sequence ATGTCACGCCGGACCATTCTCATCCTTGCCGCGGTTGCGACGATTGCCCTCCTCGGGATCGCCGTGGCCGTCGTGATGCCGCCGGGCGGCGGCACCGCCGGAACCCTGCCGCTCGATACGATCGCCCTCCCCGCAGGGTTTGCGATCGACGTCTATGCCGGAAACGTCACCGGGGCGCGGTCGATGACCATGACCCCGAACGGGACGCTCTTTGTCGGGAGCCGCGGCGCAGGGAACGTCTACGCCATACCCGACCGCGACGGCGACGGGAGAGGCGATGAGGTGATCACGATCGCAAGCGGTCTCGACTCCCCGAACGGCGTCGCGTTCCAAAACGGCTCCCTCTACGTCGCCGAGATCAGCCGCATCCTCCGCTACGACGGGATCGAGGCGAACCTCGATAACCCGCCGGAGGCCGCGGTGGTGAGCGACGCCTTCCCGGACGAAGCCTCGCACGGGTGGAAGTTCATCGCGTTCGGCCCCGACGGGAACCTCTACATCCCCGTGGGCGCCCCCTGCAACGTCTGCGACCCCGAAGACGAGCGGTTCAGTACCATCTTCCGGATGAACCCGGACGGAACCGATCTCGAGATCTACGCCCGGGGCATCCGGAACACCGTGGGGTTCGACTGGCACCCGGAGACCGATGAGTTATGGTTCACCGACAACGGCCGCGACTGGCTCGGCGACGATATCCCGCCGGACGAACTGAACCGGGCGCCGGAGAGCGGGATGCACTTTGGGTTCCCCTACTGCCACGGCACGGCGATCCCCGACCCGGAGTTCGGGGAGGAGCGGTCGTGCAGTGAATTCACGCCCCCCGAGCAGGAACTCGGCCCGCACGTCGCTGCACTCGGGATGCGGTTCTATGACGGCGGGCAGTTCCCGGAAGAGTACCAGAACAGGATCTTTATCGCCGAGCACGGCTCCTGGAACCGGGCGGAGCCGATCGGCTACCGGGTGACGATGGTCAAACTCGAGAACAACACTCCCGTCGCCTATGATGTCTTCGCGGAGGGCTGGCTCCAGGGAGGCGACGCCTGGGGTCGGCCGGTGGACGTCGAGATCGCGAACGACGGCTCAATCCTGGTATCGGACGACCGGGCGAATGCCATCTACCGGATAACCTACGGAGAGGTCACTTCCCCCTCCGGATGA
- a CDS encoding ArsR/SmtB family transcription factor, with the protein MANDVVVIQPGDEQTQKIARAMASQTANAIIQAFGGGPLTSSEVARRMKIPITTASYHIENLLDAGLLEVMETRWSEKGREVKVYGLANQVFIIASPASDLRSVLQKYATLFGIVVLASIGLWSILPALLPFGGSTPVSRVMSENGDKYAGGTGEDASTLQSPVPALDGAGALPVHDIVMGFFFGACVVLLALLAYEVYYWWRTSPRYQEEEK; encoded by the coding sequence ATGGCGAATGATGTTGTAGTTATCCAGCCGGGCGATGAACAGACACAGAAGATCGCCCGGGCGATGGCGAGCCAGACGGCAAACGCGATCATCCAGGCCTTCGGCGGCGGACCGCTGACGTCGTCGGAGGTCGCCCGGCGGATGAAGATCCCCATCACCACCGCTTCTTACCACATCGAGAACCTTCTCGACGCCGGGCTTCTCGAGGTCATGGAGACCCGCTGGAGCGAGAAGGGACGCGAGGTGAAGGTCTACGGCCTTGCGAACCAGGTCTTCATCATCGCATCGCCGGCAAGCGATCTCCGGTCGGTGCTGCAGAAATACGCGACGCTCTTTGGGATCGTCGTCCTCGCGAGCATCGGGCTCTGGTCGATCCTCCCGGCGCTGCTGCCGTTCGGCGGCTCTACGCCCGTCTCACGGGTAATGTCCGAGAACGGGGATAAATACGCCGGCGGGACCGGCGAGGATGCCTCGACGCTCCAGTCTCCCGTCCCTGCCCTGGACGGTGCCGGGGCGCTGCCGGTCCACGACATCGTGATGGGCTTCTTCTTCGGCGCCTGCGTGGTGCTGCTTGCGCTGCTCGCCTACGAGGTCTACTACTGGTGGCGCACATCCCCGCGCTACCAAGAAGAAGAGAAATGA
- a CDS encoding PEGA domain-containing protein: MLRPLIIGTILLVLCAGIPAVSALGGDEGWYRVHCNVDGADVYFDGQYKGTTYGGALDVPVYTTGSPYNTFRVEKSGYQSYTGSLASDPAAGETVDVYATLQPVETAGSIHVTSSPSGSAVYLNGNYRGTAPLTIQNLVPGTYSLEADHTGYQSDYATVTVRAGQQSNVQFTLTPIEQYGSIKVTSSPSGAYVYMDGTYKGKTPLTLTSVSAKKHNIELDLSGYYDWMSSVTVSPGVTSYVNAHLTSVPSETTGAIDVVSYPAGADVFLDDKYQGKTPTAGVYAISNVAVGSHTVRVALSGYLDYTTSVVVSGATTSHVTATLQPGQQPTSTGSISVTSSPSGAEVYIDNAYKGITPLNLDGVAAGTHAVRVALAGYGDWSTTVQVGAGSTASASASLSPVPTQAPHAGVAPFAVIGALGVLGLLVALHRRD, from the coding sequence ATGCTGAGACCTCTTATTATCGGAACAATACTCCTCGTTCTCTGCGCCGGCATCCCCGCCGTTTCCGCACTGGGAGGAGATGAAGGATGGTACCGCGTTCACTGCAACGTGGACGGTGCCGACGTCTACTTTGACGGACAGTACAAAGGAACCACCTACGGAGGGGCGCTCGACGTCCCGGTCTACACCACCGGGTCGCCCTACAACACCTTCCGGGTAGAGAAGAGCGGCTATCAGTCCTACACCGGCAGCCTGGCCTCTGACCCCGCAGCCGGGGAAACCGTGGACGTCTACGCGACGCTGCAGCCGGTCGAGACCGCCGGTTCGATCCATGTCACCTCGAGCCCCTCGGGTTCGGCCGTTTACTTAAACGGGAACTACCGGGGTACTGCACCGCTCACGATCCAGAACCTCGTCCCCGGCACCTACTCGCTTGAAGCCGATCACACGGGCTACCAGTCCGATTACGCCACCGTCACGGTCAGGGCGGGGCAGCAGTCGAACGTGCAGTTCACCCTGACCCCGATCGAGCAGTACGGCTCGATCAAGGTCACCTCCAGCCCGTCGGGTGCATACGTCTACATGGACGGCACCTATAAGGGCAAGACGCCCCTGACGCTCACGAGCGTCTCGGCGAAGAAGCACAACATCGAACTCGATCTCTCCGGCTACTACGACTGGATGTCGAGCGTGACCGTGAGCCCCGGCGTGACCAGTTACGTCAACGCCCACCTGACGTCCGTCCCCTCCGAGACCACCGGCGCCATCGACGTGGTCTCCTACCCGGCAGGCGCGGACGTCTTCCTCGACGACAAGTACCAGGGCAAGACTCCCACGGCAGGAGTGTATGCGATCTCGAACGTCGCGGTCGGATCCCATACCGTGAGAGTCGCCCTCTCCGGCTACCTGGACTACACGACGTCGGTCGTCGTCAGCGGAGCGACCACGAGCCATGTCACCGCGACGCTCCAGCCCGGCCAGCAGCCGACCTCGACGGGCTCGATCTCAGTCACCTCCTCCCCCTCCGGAGCCGAGGTCTACATCGACAACGCCTATAAGGGCATCACCCCGCTGAACCTCGACGGCGTTGCCGCCGGCACCCACGCGGTCAGGGTGGCGCTTGCAGGCTACGGCGACTGGTCGACCACCGTTCAGGTCGGTGCCGGAAGCACCGCCTCGGCCTCGGCCTCGCTCTCGCCCGTGCCGACCCAGGCACCCCACGCGGGCGTGGCTCCCTTCGCCGTGATAGGCGCGCTCGGCGTCCTCGGACTCCTCGTCGCGCTGCACAGGCGGGACTGA